One part of the Arabidopsis thaliana chromosome 1 sequence genome encodes these proteins:
- a CDS encoding F-box family protein (F-box family protein; CONTAINS InterPro DOMAIN/s: F-box domain, cyclin-like (InterPro:IPR001810), F-box associated interaction domain (InterPro:IPR017451); BEST Arabidopsis thaliana protein match is: SWI-SNF-related chromatin binding protein (TAIR:AT1G57565.1); Has 63 Blast hits to 54 proteins in 6 species: Archae - 0; Bacteria - 0; Metazoa - 0; Fungi - 0; Plants - 63; Viruses - 0; Other Eukaryotes - 0 (source: NCBI BLink).), whose translation MDTLPHHLLDEILFRIDHRSLAMIQCTNRSLQSHISKTPNFASEYFSRIRSSLLYIATHGCPLICYHLYGDSRSPRTVETLTQCHILGYCSGLLLLFLNKNLCVANPLTKKFRFLNHSRSKFFPTDFTLRGGRQQVIGFAVDQTDRTTPSFKIVNIKEGAVHWLRNDGSIVAFNLKTEKARLIPIRFPKELCLKTLFTAVDNNLTLISATEEVIYVYAFHNILSDPKWVLVKQIRNGVLDEKRLYSWYVEAYDGKSLVLRETILKKDYYNKHLKQVLHGYDLRANKWEVIGSIPEWSPSGLDFYQFTPSPSSVIGLDDKEGEEILACDDKRIPSVNAIMRLIYGIS comes from the exons ATGGACACCTTACCTCATCATCTCCTCGACGAGATTCTCTTCAGAATAGACCACAGATCTCTGGCCATGATACAATGCACAAATAGATCTCTTCAATCTCATATATCCAAAACCCCTAACTTTGCATCCGAATACTTTTCTCGGATCAGATCAAGTTTGCTATACATAGCAACCCATGGCTGCCCTTTGATCTGCTACCACCTCTACGGTGATTCTAGGTCACCGCGAACAGTAGAAACCTTGACGCAGTGTCACATTTTAGGCTATTGCTCTGGCCTTCTTCTACTCTTCCTTAATAAAAATCTCTGCGTCGCAAATCCTCTCACAAAGAAGTTTCGTTTTTTGAATCACTCTAGGTCAAAGTTTTTCCCTACGGATTTTACTCTTCGAGGAGGTCGTCAACAAGTCATCGGGTTCGCCGTTGATCAGACTGATCGAACCACCCCGAGTTTCAAAATCGTCAACATAAAAGAG GGAGCTGTTCACTGGCTAAGAAATGACGGATCTATCGTAGCTTTCAAcctaaaaacagagaaagcaCGACTAATTCCGATTAGATTCCCCAAAgaactttgtttaaaaacGTTGTTCACAGCCGTAGATAATAATTTAACCTTGATATCGGCGACGGAAGAAGTCATTTACGTTTATGCCTTCCATAACATTCTTAGTGATCCCAAGTGGGTCCTCGTGAAGCAAATTCGGAACGGGGTACTGGACGAGAAGAGGCTATATAGTTGGTACGTGGAGGCTTACGATGGAAAGTCTTTAGTGTTGAGGGAGACAATATTGAAGAAGGACTATTATAACAAGCATCTGAAGCAAGTACTTCATGGGTACGACCTGAGAGCTAATAAGTGGGAAGTCATAGGTTCGATTCCAGAGTGGTCCCCTTCAGGTCTAGACTTTTATCAGTTTACACCGTCGCCTTCTTCGGTGATAGGACTTGATGACAAGGAGGGGGAAGAGATATTGGCTTGTGATGATAAACGTATCCCTTCTGTAAACGCCATTATGAGACTGATTTATGGAATCTCAtga
- a CDS encoding Pectinacetylesterase family protein (Pectinacetylesterase family protein; CONTAINS InterPro DOMAIN/s: Pectinacetylesterase (InterPro:IPR004963); BEST Arabidopsis thaliana protein match is: Pectinacetylesterase family protein (TAIR:AT5G26670.1); Has 541 Blast hits to 533 proteins in 91 species: Archae - 0; Bacteria - 38; Metazoa - 118; Fungi - 0; Plants - 298; Viruses - 0; Other Eukaryotes - 87 (source: NCBI BLink).) codes for MLLSHSRSPYKPRYVIKSKTSMIKKCKMKKLLWSWIILFNIHVNGMMMEFDEMEWFTVFNGTKVFQTQNDVFSEAKFPMVGLTLIQSAAAKGAVCLDGSLPGYHLHRGFGSGANNWLVQLEGGGWCDTIRNCVYRKTTRRGSSSYMEKEIPFTGILSDKAADNPDFYNWNRVKVRYCDGGSFSGDSENKAAQLQFRGKRIWLAAMEDLMAKGMRQAKQALLSGCSAGGLAVILRCDDFGKLFPPSTRVKCLSDAGFFLDAIDVSGGRSLRRLYAGVVRLQNLQTNLPQYCVNRLNPTSCFFPQNLINQVKTPLFILNAAYDSWQIQESLAPKSADPSGSWNDCRLNYAKCSASQIQFLQGFRTRMVNLVKGFAMPSKNGVFLNSCFAHCQTERHDTWFAQNSPAIKNKGIAVAVGDWYFERGGAKLIDCAYPCDKTCHNLVFRR; via the exons ATGCTCTTAAGTCACTCTCGTTCTCCATATAAACCAAGGTATGTGATCAAGTCTAAAACATCCATGATCAAGAAGTGTAAAATGAAGAAGCTTCTATGGAGTTGGATCATTCTCTTCAACATCCATGTAAATGGAATGATGATGGAGTTTGATGAAATGGAGTGGTTCACAGTTTTCAATGGAACAAAAGTGTTTCAGActcaaaatgatgttttttctGAAGCTAAGTTTCCTATGGTTGGACTCACTCTGATTCAATCTGCTGCTGCTAAAGGAGCTG TGTGTTTGGATGGAAGTCTTCCCGGATACCATTTGCATCGCGGGTTTGGTTCCGGAGCGAACAATTGGCTCGTTCAATTAGAG GGAGGTGGATGGTGTGATACCATTAGAAATTGTGTTTACCGTAAAACCACTCGTCGTGGATCTTCTTCATATATGGAGAAAGAGATACCATTTACCGGCATTCTAAGTGATAAAGCCGCGGATAATCCAG ACTTTTATAACTGGAATAGAGTAAAAGTTCGGTATTGTGACGGTGGATCGTTTAGCGGGGATAGCGAAAATAAG GCTGCACAACTTCAGTTTAGAGGAAAGAGAATTTGGTTAGCTGCTATGGAAGATTTGATGGCAAAAGGTATGCGTCAAGCTAAGCAGGCTCTGCTCTCTGGATGTTCTGCAGGAGGTCTTGCGGTGATTTTACGATGTGATGATTTTGGGAAATTGTTTCCTCCTTCCACCAGAGTGAAATGTTTGAGTGATGCTGGTTTCTTCCTTGATGC CATCGATGTGTCTGGAGGTCGATCTCTTAGACGATTATACGCCGGTGTGGTCAGATTACAG AATCTGCAAACCAACCTTCCTCAGTATTGTGTAAACCGTCTTAATCCCACTTCG TGTTTTTTCCCACAAAACCTAATCAACCAAGTCAAGACTCCACTTTTTATTCTTAATGCTGCATATGATTCTTGGCAG ATTCAAGAGAGTTTAGCTCCAAAATCTGCAGATCCAAGTGGAAGTTGGAATGATTGTAGACTTAACTACGCCAAGTGTAGTGCATCTCAGATCCAATTCTTGCAAG GTTTTAGGACGCGTATGGTGAATTTGGTAAAAGGTTTCGCGATGCCAAGTAAGAACGGTGTGTTCCTCAATTCGTGCTTTGCTCATTGCCAAACAGAGAGGCATGACACTTGGTTCGCCCAAAACTCTCCAGCTATTAAGAACAAG GGTATTGCAGTAGCTGTGGGAGATTGGTATTTCGAAAGAGGAGGAGCAAAGCTCATAGACTGTGCTTATCCTTGTGACAAGACTTGTCACAATTTGGTCTTTAGAAGATAA
- a CDS encoding MBOAT (membrane bound O-acyl transferase) family protein, translating into MNTHNNRYAKWKQRELVLILLYAIAFYAYVVWRSLRLSHDHYFKLHGLASGWLIPNRRNDVSDAQWRNFRGNLPILSFVFAVFTVIANGVRSFFHLRAKGMAILWLSMSLIYLIYLHGACVIYILSIATANFLLVKVFARTSYFPYMLWTFNIFFLFCNRIYEGYSFSIFGQQFEFLDNFRGTFRWHICFNFVVLRMLSFGYDYHWSQLDSHFDQEKHVMRCSLCKLGKTCYVVRQERGLASDSCSFSLYLCYLVYAPLYLAGPIISFNAFASQLDMPQNTLSFKDVAWYGVRWLFSFLLIELMTHLFYYNAFVISGLWRELSPVEIFIVGYGVLNFMWLKFLLLWRYFRFWSLVNGIETVENMPNCINNCYSLELFWKTWHASFNRWLIRYMYIPLGGSRRKFLNVWVVFTFVAMWHDLEWKLLSWAWLTCLFFMPEMLLKSASSAYKVESAFGEFLLRELKALSGAVTITCLMIANLAGYVIGPSGINWMVSSFLKREGVPVLGGVFFSLYVGTKLMFHIQDLRSVAHSPK; encoded by the exons ATGAACACTCACAATAATCGATACGCAAAATGGAAACAGAGAGAGCTTGTTCTTATACTCCTATACGCCATCGCTTTCTATGCTTATGTCGTATGGAGATCGCTTCGTCTCTCCCACG aTCATTACTTCAAGCTCCATGGTTTAGCTTCTGGCTGGCTCATTCCTAATCGACGTAAT GATGTTTCTGATGCTCAATGGAGGAACTTTCGTGGAAATTTGCCAATTCTTAGCTTTGTTTTCGCTGTTTTCACTGTGATTGCAAATGGGGTTAGGTCGTTTTTCCATTTAAGAGCTAAAGGAATGGCTATCTTGTGGCTTTCAATGTCGTTAATATACTTGATATACTTACATGGAGCTTG CGTCATTTACATTCTCTCGATTGCAACAGCCAATTTCCTTCTTGTTAAG GTTTTTGCACGGACTAGTTACTTTCCTTACATGCTGTGGACtttcaacatattttttctcttctgcaATCGCATTTATGAAGGATattctttctccattttcGG GCAACAGTTTGAATTCCTGGATAACTTTCGGGGCACATTTAGATGGCATATATGCTTCAACTTTG TTGTTTTGCGCATGTTAAGTTTTGGATATGATTATCACTGGAGCCAACTGGATTCTCATTTTGATCAGGAG AAACACGTAATGCGCTGTTCCTTATGTAAGTTGGGGAAGACTTGCTACGTAGTGCGACAG GAGAGAGGTCTAGCAAGTGATAGCTGCAGTTTTTCTCTATACCTTTGTTATTTGGTATATGCACCCTTGTACCTTGCGGGGCCAATTATAAGCTTTAATGCATTTGCTTCTCAG CTAGATATGCCACAGAATACTCTTTCATTCAAAGATGTTGCTTGGTATGGAGTGCGTTGGTTATTCAGCTTCTTGCTGATTGAACTCATGACACACTTATTTTATTACAATGCCTTCGTGATCAG TGGTCTGTGGAGAGAACTATCTCCTGTGGAAATATTTATTGTCGGATACGGA GTACTAAACTTTATGTGGCTTAAGTTCCTTCTTTTATGGAGATATTTCCGCTTTTGGTCTCTG GTGAATGGCATTGAAACTGTTGAGAACATGCCGAATTGCATTAACAATTGCTACAGCCTAGAACTATTCTGGAAAACCTGGCATGCCTCATTTAATAGGTGGCTTATCAG GTATATGTATATTCCTCTAGGTGGATCACGAAGAAAATTTCTGAATGTGTGGGTTGTATTTACATTTGTTGCCATGTGGCATGATTTGGAATG GAAGCTTCTTTCATGGGCATGGTTAACATGTTTATTCTTCATGCCAGAAATGTTACTGAAATCAGCATCCAGTGCATATAAG GTTGAGAGTGCTTTTGGAGAATTCCTCCTTCGTGAACTCAAGGCGTTGTCTGGTGCCGTCACAATCACATGCCTCATG ATTGCAAATCTTGCTGGCTATGTCATTGGACCATCTGGTATAAACTGGATGGTCTCCAGCTTTCTCAAAAGAGAAG GAGTACCTGTTCTGGGCGGCGTGTTCTTTAGCTTGTACGTGGGTACAAAG CTGATGTTCCACATCCAAGACTTAAGAAGTGTGGCGCATAGCCCGAAGTAG
- a CDS encoding MBOAT (membrane bound O-acyl transferase) family protein, with the protein MLWTFNIFFLFCNRIYEGYSFSIFGQQFEFLDNFRGTFRWHICFNFVVLRMLSFGYDYHWSQLDSHFDQEKHVMRCSLCKLGKTCYVVRQERGLASDSCSFSLYLCYLVYAPLYLAGPIISFNAFASQLDMPQNTLSFKDVAWYGVRWLFSFLLIELMTHLFYYNAFVISGLWRELSPVEIFIVGYGVLNFMWLKFLLLWRYFRFWSLVNGIETVENMPNCINNCYSLELFWKTWHASFNRWLIRYMYIPLGGSRRKFLNVWVVFTFVAMWHDLEWKLLSWAWLTCLFFMPEMLLKSASSAYKVESAFGEFLLRELKALSGAVTITCLMIANLAGYVIGPSGINWMVSSFLKREGVPVLGGVFFSLYVGTKLMFHIQDLRSVAHSPK; encoded by the exons ATGCTGTGGACtttcaacatattttttctcttctgcaATCGCATTTATGAAGGATattctttctccattttcGG GCAACAGTTTGAATTCCTGGATAACTTTCGGGGCACATTTAGATGGCATATATGCTTCAACTTTG TTGTTTTGCGCATGTTAAGTTTTGGATATGATTATCACTGGAGCCAACTGGATTCTCATTTTGATCAGGAG AAACACGTAATGCGCTGTTCCTTATGTAAGTTGGGGAAGACTTGCTACGTAGTGCGACAG GAGAGAGGTCTAGCAAGTGATAGCTGCAGTTTTTCTCTATACCTTTGTTATTTGGTATATGCACCCTTGTACCTTGCGGGGCCAATTATAAGCTTTAATGCATTTGCTTCTCAG CTAGATATGCCACAGAATACTCTTTCATTCAAAGATGTTGCTTGGTATGGAGTGCGTTGGTTATTCAGCTTCTTGCTGATTGAACTCATGACACACTTATTTTATTACAATGCCTTCGTGATCAG TGGTCTGTGGAGAGAACTATCTCCTGTGGAAATATTTATTGTCGGATACGGA GTACTAAACTTTATGTGGCTTAAGTTCCTTCTTTTATGGAGATATTTCCGCTTTTGGTCTCTG GTGAATGGCATTGAAACTGTTGAGAACATGCCGAATTGCATTAACAATTGCTACAGCCTAGAACTATTCTGGAAAACCTGGCATGCCTCATTTAATAGGTGGCTTATCAG GTATATGTATATTCCTCTAGGTGGATCACGAAGAAAATTTCTGAATGTGTGGGTTGTATTTACATTTGTTGCCATGTGGCATGATTTGGAATG GAAGCTTCTTTCATGGGCATGGTTAACATGTTTATTCTTCATGCCAGAAATGTTACTGAAATCAGCATCCAGTGCATATAAG GTTGAGAGTGCTTTTGGAGAATTCCTCCTTCGTGAACTCAAGGCGTTGTCTGGTGCCGTCACAATCACATGCCTCATG ATTGCAAATCTTGCTGGCTATGTCATTGGACCATCTGGTATAAACTGGATGGTCTCCAGCTTTCTCAAAAGAGAAG GAGTACCTGTTCTGGGCGGCGTGTTCTTTAGCTTGTACGTGGGTACAAAG CTGATGTTCCACATCCAAGACTTAAGAAGTGTGGCGCATAGCCCGAAGTAG
- a CDS encoding calcium uniporter (DUF607) (Protein of unknown function (DUF607); CONTAINS InterPro DOMAIN/s: Protein of unknown function DUF607 (InterPro:IPR006769); BEST Arabidopsis thaliana protein match is: Protein of unknown function (DUF607) (TAIR:AT1G09575.1); Has 35333 Blast hits to 34131 proteins in 2444 species: Archae - 798; Bacteria - 22429; Metazoa - 974; Fungi - 991; Plants - 531; Viruses - 0; Other Eukaryotes - 9610 (source: NCBI BLink).) — protein MWSVMGLVRRTAMSSTVNKASPVRSLLGGFRCLNVESKEEDEKKDMTVLEAKKLMRLVNVEDMKKKLIGMGDKEMVTYTTLIEASQGLGIARSLDEAHAFARVLDDAGVILIFRDKVYLHPHKVVDLIRKAVPLGLNPDDELIREEFDKMRSMKEEIDVLAHQQVRKILWGGLGYSVVQIGIFVRLTFWEFSWDVMEPITFFTTATGIIVGYAYFLMTSRDPTYQDFMKRLFLSRQRKLLKSHKFDAERFKELENKWKITSCSSSSCHANASIRNRVGVDLDLEDSLQSHHRD, from the exons atGTGGTCGGTGATGGGTTTAGTGAGACGTACGGCTATGTCCTCCACCGTGAATAAAGCTTCTCCGGTTAGGTCTTTGCTTGGTGGGTTTAGATGTCTCAACGTTGAGtctaaggaagaagatgagaaaaaggATATGACTGTGTTAGAAGCTAAGAAGTTAATGAGATTAGTGAATGTTGaagatatgaagaagaagcttattGGTATGGGTGATAAAGAAATGGTTACTTACACTACACTTATTGAAGCATCTCAAGGTTTAGGTATCGCTAGATCTCTTGATGAAGCTCATGCTTTTGCTCGTGTTCTTGATGATGCTGGTGTTATTTTGATCTTTCGTGATAAAGTCTATCTTCATCCTCATAAG GTGGTGGATTTGATTAGAAAGGCAGTGCCTTTAGGTTTGAATCCAGATGATGAGTTGATTAGAGAAGAGTTTGATAAGATGAGAAGTATGAAGGAAGAGATTGATGTGTTAGCTCATCAACAAGTGAGGAAGATTCTATGGGGTGGTCTTGGTTACTCAGTGGTTCAAATTGGAATCTTTGTTAGGCTAACTTTTTGGGAGTTTTCTTGGGATGTGATGGAACCAATAACGTTTTTCACTACAGCTACTGGGATTATTGTGGGTTATGCTTATTTCTTGATGACTTCTAGAGATCCAACGTATCAAGATTTCATGAAAAGGTTGTTTCTTTCCAGGCAGAGGAAGTTGCTTAAGAGTCATAAGTTTGATGCTGAGAGGTTTAAAGAACTGGAGAACAAGTGGAAGATAACgtcttgctcttcttcttcgtgcCACGCTAATGCATCGATTCGGAATCGTGTTGGTGTTGATCTTGATTTGGAGGATTCTTTGCAGAGTCATCACAGAGATTGA
- a CDS encoding calcium uniporter (DUF607), protein MWSVMGLVRRTAMSSTVNKASPVRSLLGGFRCLNVESKEEDEKKDMTVLEAKKLMRLVNVEDMKKKLIGMGDKEMVTYTTLIEASQGLGIARSLDEAHAFARVLDDAGVILIFRDKVYLHPHKVVDLIRKAVPLGLNPDDELIREEFDKMRSMKEEIDVLAHQQVRKILWGGLGYSVVQIGIFVRLTFWEFSWDVMEPITFFTTATGIIAEEVA, encoded by the exons atGTGGTCGGTGATGGGTTTAGTGAGACGTACGGCTATGTCCTCCACCGTGAATAAAGCTTCTCCGGTTAGGTCTTTGCTTGGTGGGTTTAGATGTCTCAACGTTGAGtctaaggaagaagatgagaaaaaggATATGACTGTGTTAGAAGCTAAGAAGTTAATGAGATTAGTGAATGTTGaagatatgaagaagaagcttattGGTATGGGTGATAAAGAAATGGTTACTTACACTACACTTATTGAAGCATCTCAAGGTTTAGGTATCGCTAGATCTCTTGATGAAGCTCATGCTTTTGCTCGTGTTCTTGATGATGCTGGTGTTATTTTGATCTTTCGTGATAAAGTCTATCTTCATCCTCATAAG GTGGTGGATTTGATTAGAAAGGCAGTGCCTTTAGGTTTGAATCCAGATGATGAGTTGATTAGAGAAGAGTTTGATAAGATGAGAAGTATGAAGGAAGAGATTGATGTGTTAGCTCATCAACAAGTGAGGAAGATTCTATGGGGTGGTCTTGGTTACTCAGTGGTTCAAATTGGAATCTTTGTTAGGCTAACTTTTTGGGAGTTTTCTTGGGATGTGATGGAACCAATAACGTTTTTCACTACAGCTACTGGGATTATT GCAGAGGAAGTTGCTTAA
- a CDS encoding uncharacterized protein (unknown protein; FUNCTIONS IN: molecular_function unknown; INVOLVED IN: biological_process unknown; LOCATED IN: endomembrane system; Has 0 Blast hits to 0 proteins in 0 species (source: NCBI BLink).): MLFKIKSTQAVKEWLFPSPICSHCLYILSRLCLAVVVVVSRGLVLTSENELGRVSSHCSQYLVCEVPFWESSWNRSMSRSHMTWEEYVIEGSEYPTVDGSVSALW, encoded by the exons aTGCTATTCAAGATTAAATCAACACAAGCAGTGAAAGAGTGG CTTTTCCCTTCTCCAATATGTTCACATTGCTTGTATATTTTGTCTCGCTTGTGtcttgctgttgttgttgttgtgagtCGAGGTCTTGTG CTGACTTCGGAGAATGAACTTGGTAGGGTGAGCTCACATTGTTCACAATATTTGGTTTGTGAGGTTCCATTCTGGGAGAGCTCATGGAATCGTTCGATGAGCCGCTCTCACATGACTTGGGAGGAGTATGTGATCGAGGGCTCTGAGTACCCTACCGTTGATGGCTCAGTCTCGGCCCTCTGGTGA